The following coding sequences are from one Loxodonta africana isolate mLoxAfr1 chromosome 18, mLoxAfr1.hap2, whole genome shotgun sequence window:
- the G6PC3 gene encoding glucose-6-phosphatase 3 isoform X2, giving the protein MESAQGAGIAVAEALQNQMPGLENLWLWVTFLGDPKCLFLFYFPAAYYTSRRVGIAVLWISLITEWLNLVFKWFLFGDRPFWWVHESGYYSQAPAQVHQFPSSCETGPGSPSGHCMITGAALWPVMTTVSSQLATRTRSRWVRIMPSLAYCTFLLAVGLSRVFILAHFPHQVLAGLIAGVILGWLMTPRVPTERELSFYGLTALALMLGASLIYWTLFTLGLDLSCWMAFPGSLVGPQPLDTDRAPRKEGAAPSPLLLVASLVKASKGSPEGGKLQLRADS; this is encoded by the exons ATGGAGTCGGCGCAGGGTGCGGGCATCGCGGTGGCCGAGGCGCTGCAGAATCAGATGCCTGGGCTGGAGAACTTGTGGCTCTGGGTCACCTTTCTGGGCGATCCCAAGTGCCTCTTCCTGTTCTACTTTCCCGCGGCCTACTACACCTCTCGCCGCGTGGGCATCGCGGTGCTCTGGATCAGCCTCATCACTGAATGGCTCAACCTGGTCTTCAAGTG GTTCCTCTTTGGAGACAGACCCTTCTGGTGGGTCCATGAATCTGGGTACTACAGCCAGGCCCCAGCCCAGGTTCACCAGTTCCCCTCTTCATGTGAAACTGGTCCAG GTAGCCCTTCTGGACACTGCATGATCACAGGAGCAGCCCTCTGGCCTGTAATGACGACCGTCTCCTCCCAGTTGGCCACTCGGACCCGCAG CCGCTGGGTGCGGATTATGCCTAGCCTGGCTTATTGCACCTTCCTCTTGGCAGTCGGCCTGTCTCGGGTCTTCATCTTAGCACATTTTCCACACCAGGTGTTGGCTGGCTTAATAGCTG GTGTCATCCTGGGCTGGCTGATGACCCCCCGGGTGCCCACGGAGCGGGAGCTAAGCTTCTACGGTTTGACTGCGCTGGCTCTCATGCTGGGCGCCAGCCTCATCTATTGGACCCTCTTTACACTGGGCCTGGATCTTTCTTG CTGGATGGCATTCCCTGGAAGCCTTGTGGGCCCCCAGCCCCTGGACACAGACAGGGCTCCTAGGAAAGAAGGGGCAGCGCCCAGCCCTCTCCTGCTCGTAGCTTCCTTGGTCAAGGCCAGCAAAGGGAGCCCAGAAGGAGGGAAGCTCCAGCTGAGGGCAGACTCCTGA
- the G6PC3 gene encoding glucose-6-phosphatase 3 isoform X3 produces the protein MITGAALWPVMTTVSSQLATRTRSRWVRIMPSLAYCTFLLAVGLSRVFILAHFPHQVLAGLIAGVILGWLMTPRVPTERELSFYGLTALALMLGASLIYWTLFTLGLDLSWSINLASKWCERPEWLHVDSRPFASLSRDSGAALGLGIALHSPCYAQVRRAHLGNGQKIACFVLAMVLLGPLDWLGHAPQVSLFYIFNFLKFTLWPCLVLALVPWVVHLFSAQEAPPIHSS, from the exons ATGATCACAGGAGCAGCCCTCTGGCCTGTAATGACGACCGTCTCCTCCCAGTTGGCCACTCGGACCCGCAG CCGCTGGGTGCGGATTATGCCTAGCCTGGCTTATTGCACCTTCCTCTTGGCAGTCGGCCTGTCTCGGGTCTTCATCTTAGCACATTTTCCACACCAGGTGTTGGCTGGCTTAATAGCTG GTGTCATCCTGGGCTGGCTGATGACCCCCCGGGTGCCCACGGAGCGGGAGCTAAGCTTCTACGGTTTGACTGCGCTGGCTCTCATGCTGGGCGCCAGCCTCATCTATTGGACCCTCTTTACACTGGGCCTGGATCTTTCTTG GTCCATCAACCTAGCTTCCAAGTGGTGTGAGCGACCTGAGTGGTTGCATGTGGACAGCCGGCCCTTTGCCTCCCTGAGCCGTGATTCAGGTGCCGCCCTGGGTCTGGGCATTGCCTTGCACTCTCCCTGTTATGCCCAGGTACGGCGGGCACACCTGGGAAATGGCCAGAAGATTGCCTGTTTTGTGCTGGCCATGGTGCTGCTAGGTCCCCTGGACTGGCTGGGCCATGCCCCTCAGGTCAGCCTCTTCtacatcttcaatttcctcaaatTCACCCTCTGGCCATGCCTGGTCCTGGCCCTCGTGCCCTGGGTGGTACACTTGTTCAGTGCCCAGGAAGCCCCACCCATCCATTCTTCCTGA
- the G6PC3 gene encoding glucose-6-phosphatase 3 isoform X1: MESAQGAGIAVAEALQNQMPGLENLWLWVTFLGDPKCLFLFYFPAAYYTSRRVGIAVLWISLITEWLNLVFKWFLFGDRPFWWVHESGYYSQAPAQVHQFPSSCETGPGSPSGHCMITGAALWPVMTTVSSQLATRTRSRWVRIMPSLAYCTFLLAVGLSRVFILAHFPHQVLAGLIAGVILGWLMTPRVPTERELSFYGLTALALMLGASLIYWTLFTLGLDLSWSINLASKWCERPEWLHVDSRPFASLSRDSGAALGLGIALHSPCYAQVRRAHLGNGQKIACFVLAMVLLGPLDWLGHAPQVSLFYIFNFLKFTLWPCLVLALVPWVVHLFSAQEAPPIHSS; encoded by the exons ATGGAGTCGGCGCAGGGTGCGGGCATCGCGGTGGCCGAGGCGCTGCAGAATCAGATGCCTGGGCTGGAGAACTTGTGGCTCTGGGTCACCTTTCTGGGCGATCCCAAGTGCCTCTTCCTGTTCTACTTTCCCGCGGCCTACTACACCTCTCGCCGCGTGGGCATCGCGGTGCTCTGGATCAGCCTCATCACTGAATGGCTCAACCTGGTCTTCAAGTG GTTCCTCTTTGGAGACAGACCCTTCTGGTGGGTCCATGAATCTGGGTACTACAGCCAGGCCCCAGCCCAGGTTCACCAGTTCCCCTCTTCATGTGAAACTGGTCCAG GTAGCCCTTCTGGACACTGCATGATCACAGGAGCAGCCCTCTGGCCTGTAATGACGACCGTCTCCTCCCAGTTGGCCACTCGGACCCGCAG CCGCTGGGTGCGGATTATGCCTAGCCTGGCTTATTGCACCTTCCTCTTGGCAGTCGGCCTGTCTCGGGTCTTCATCTTAGCACATTTTCCACACCAGGTGTTGGCTGGCTTAATAGCTG GTGTCATCCTGGGCTGGCTGATGACCCCCCGGGTGCCCACGGAGCGGGAGCTAAGCTTCTACGGTTTGACTGCGCTGGCTCTCATGCTGGGCGCCAGCCTCATCTATTGGACCCTCTTTACACTGGGCCTGGATCTTTCTTG GTCCATCAACCTAGCTTCCAAGTGGTGTGAGCGACCTGAGTGGTTGCATGTGGACAGCCGGCCCTTTGCCTCCCTGAGCCGTGATTCAGGTGCCGCCCTGGGTCTGGGCATTGCCTTGCACTCTCCCTGTTATGCCCAGGTACGGCGGGCACACCTGGGAAATGGCCAGAAGATTGCCTGTTTTGTGCTGGCCATGGTGCTGCTAGGTCCCCTGGACTGGCTGGGCCATGCCCCTCAGGTCAGCCTCTTCtacatcttcaatttcctcaaatTCACCCTCTGGCCATGCCTGGTCCTGGCCCTCGTGCCCTGGGTGGTACACTTGTTCAGTGCCCAGGAAGCCCCACCCATCCATTCTTCCTGA